A genomic region of Danio aesculapii chromosome 21, fDanAes4.1, whole genome shotgun sequence contains the following coding sequences:
- the myorg gene encoding myogenesis-regulating glycosidase: MYQVVPGGAGGTITDGMPIKKMDKDSRPLVGAGVIGVVLVIAAVTAWCYYIASLRKADLLKTELLDLNKDGFLIRNQAGGIVLKMGFRSGTLDLDSCSKEGVILRCSRSYAGKVNFFIMTVKPKETVMCYRVRWEELESDRPVEHAMSYNESHWYGGAETAVQHWPIAISGQQAPKPFVTSDVYSNRHDFGGILERYWISSNATAIKINDSVPFHLGWNDTEKTMYFQARYQDSPYKPASGRPPYAELSYRVCVGSDVTSIHKVMVRRYFTKPNKVPAKEMFQHPIWSTWALHKTNINQEQLLTYAENIRKHGFNCSHLELDDRYTSQYGDFDLDTRKFPNASAMFQKLKADGILVSLWTHPFVNYDSTNFGHCVQKGLFVMEPTGQLPALVKWWNGIGGIVDFTNPEARTWFLLQLRTLRNRYGVSSFKFDAGETNYLPWQFRTKVHLPDPSTFTRRYTEMAIPFNERAELRSGYGSQNISCFFRLNDRDSVWGHELGLKSLIPTVLTISILGYQFILPDMIGGNAYPNRTDGNGRLPDRELYIRWLELAAFMPSMQFSIPPWEYDDEVVAIAQRFTELHETLVAPRVIELAGEVLDTGDPIIRPLWWIATSDETAFRVDSQFLIGDDLMVAPVLEPGKQERDIYLPAGRWKSYKGERFDNKEPQLITDYPVDLDEIAYFEWVQ; encoded by the exons ATGTACCAGGTAGTGCCTGGAGGTGCAGGAGGAACGATCACTGATGGCATGCCCATCAAGAAGATGGACAAGGACAGTCGCCCTCTGGTGGGAGCTGGAGTTATTGGTGTGGTTCTGGTGATTGCAGCAGTGACTGCATGGTGTTACTATATTGCCTCCCTACGTAAAGCTGATCTGCTGAAGACAGAATTGCTTGATCTGAATAAGGATGGCTTTCTCATCCGCAACCAGGCTGGGGGGATTGTCTTGAAAATGGGCTTCAG GTCTGGCACTCTCGATCTCGACTCCTGCTCAAAAGAAGGAGTGATCCTTCGATGTTCACGTTCATATGCTGGCAAGGTGAACTTCTTCATTATGACAGTGAAGCCAAAGGAAACAGTGATGTGTTATCGTGTGCGTTGGGAAGAGTTGGAATCAGATCGGCCTGTTGAACATGCTATGTCCTATAATGAATCACACTGGTATGGTGGTGCTGAGACTGCTGTTCAGCACTGGCCTATAGCCATCTCGGGCCAGCAGGCACCTAAACCTTTTGTTACCAGCGACGTGTACTCCAATCGTCATGACTTCGGTGGCATCCTGGAGCGCTACTGGATCTCATCCAATGCAACTGCCATTAAGATAAATGATTCTGTGCCCTTCCACCTGGGGTGGAATGACACCGAGAAAACGATGTACTTTCAGGCACGATATCAGGACAGTCCATACAAACCTGCATCTGGGAGGCCTCCCTATGCTGAACTTAGTTATCGAGTCTGTGTGGGCTCAGATGTGACCTCCATTCACAAGGTCATGGTTCGCAGGTACTTCACCAAACCCAACAAAGTGCCTGCAAAAGAAATGTTTCAACACCCGATATGGTCCACCTGGGCTTTACACAAGACTAACATCAACCAGGAACAGCTTCTAACTTATGCAGAGAATATACGCAAACACGGTTTTAACTGTAGCCACTTAGAACTTGATGATCGATACACAAGTCAGTACGGAGACTTTGATCTTGACACACGTAAGTTTCCAAATGCCTCTGCCATGTTTCAAAAGCTCAAGGCAGACGGAATCCTGGTATCTCTCTGGACACATCCCTTTGTGAATTATGATTCAACTAATTTTGGGCATTGTGTACAAAAAGGCTTGTTTGTGATGGAGCCGACAGGCCAACTTCCTGCCTTGGTTAAATGGTGGAATGGGATTGGTGGCATCGTCGATTTTACCAACCCAGAGGCTCGCACTTGGTTTTTATTGCAGCTTCGCACATTGCGCAATAGATATGGTGTTTCCTCCTTCAAATTTGATGCAGGTGAGACTAATTACTTGCCTTGGCAGTTTAGAACCAAAGTCCACCTCCCTGACCCAAGCACCTTCACTCGTCGATACACCGAAATGGCCATCCCCTTTAACGAGCGCGCTGAGCTTCGGTCTGGCTACGGTTCTCAGAACATTTCCTGCTTTTTCCGTCTAAATGACCGGGACTCTGTGTGGGGCCACGAACTTGGCCTGAAGTCCCTGATCCCAACCGTCCTCACCATCAGCATCCTGGGCTATCAATTTATCTTGCCAGACATGATTGGAGGCAATGCCTATCCCAACCGTACTGATGGGAATGGCAGGCTACCAGACCGTGAGCTCTACATTCGATGGCTGGAGCTGGCCGCTTTCATGCCTTCCATGCAGTTCTCCATTCCTCCATGGGAGTATGATGATGAGGTTGTGGCTATTGCTCAACGCTTCACCGAACTGCATGAGACACTGGTGGCTCCCAGGGTCATAGAATTGGCTGGAGAAGTTCTGGACACCGGAGACCCCATAATTCGCCCGTTATGGTGGATTGCCACCAGTGATGAAACCGCTTTTAGAGTTGACTCTCAATTTCTGATAGGAGATGACTTGATGGTGGCACCTGTACTGGAGCCGGGCAAGCAAGAAAGGGATATCTACTTACCAGCTGGACGATGGAAAAGTTACAAAGGAGAACGATTTGACAACAAGGAGCCACAACTGATAACTGATTACCCCGTTGATCTTGATGAAATTGCTTACTTTGAATGGGTTCAGTGA